The Toxoplasma gondii ME49 chromosome XI, whole genome shotgun sequence region CAGTTCGATGCGTCAAGCGACAGTTTTCCAGAAACGGCATTCTCTTCGGGTTTTTTTTGCGCAGAGCTGCGCCACAGGAGCACGACTTTCCCCTGCATCTCCGTCGTCGACCACCCACGCTGCCTCGCGGGCCGTTTGCCGAGGCTCCCTCGACCCACGTCACTTTGGAAGATGTGTAGGACTTGCTGATATGACTCACTGAGATTCAAGTCTTGGGTGGTCACAGGCGTGTGTCTGCTTAGTGCAGCTGCAGTGCGCCAGCGCGGCTGCGCTGTCGCGAGGCGAATGACCACGGTAGAGCGCTCAGAATGTATCAAGAACGTGCATGTTTCTACAACAGAGTGACCAGCTTTGCAGGTTCG contains the following coding sequences:
- a CDS encoding hypothetical protein (encoded by transcript TGME49_310650), which translates into the protein MLPGNKAEPHRTCKAGHSVVETCTFLIHSERSTVVIRLATAQPRWRTAAALSRHTPVTTQDLNLSESYQQVLHIFQSDVGRGSLGKRPARQRGWSTTEMQGKVVLLWRSSAQKKPEENAVSGKLSLDASNCSEADTKKHPPDAREEPRSRIDSEMAFSKTARRHGTRG